The Leifsonia poae region GCGGCACGAGTCAGCAGCAAGGCGAATGCGAGCAAGGGGCGCACCGTCGCCGCGTCGATCCCGCAGCTCGCCTGGAACCAGATCCGGCCGGCGCCGGTGGTGCTGGTGTCGGGCACGGAAGTCTTTCTCGCCGAACGCGCGATCCGTTCGCTGCGTGACCGTCTCAAGAGCGAAGACCCGAGCCTGGAGATCAGCGACCTCGCCGCCAACGACTGCGCGCCCGGAGAACTGCTGACCCTGGCGAGTCCGTCGCTCTTCGGTGAACCCCGGTTGATCCGCGTCGCGAACGTGGAGAAATGCAACGACGTCTTCCTCAACGACATGCTCGACTACCTTGCGGCACCGGCCGATGGCACCGTGGTGGTGTTGCGCCACGGCGGCGGTGTCAGGGGCAAGAAGTTGCTCGACGCCATCCGTGCCGGCGGAGGTTCCGGCATCGAGGTCGTCTGTACCGAGCTGAAACGGGATTCCGACAAGTACGACTTCGCACAAGCCGAGTTCAGGGCGGCGGGCAAGAAGATCACGGCCGGCGCACTGCGCTCGGTCACCTCGGCCTTCTCGGACGACCTGGCCGAACTGGCCGGCGCCTGCCAGCAGCTCATCTCGGATTCCGCGGCCGAGATCACGGACGCCACCGTCGACAAGTATTACGGCGGCCGGGTCGAGACGAATGCGTTCCAGGTCGCGGATGCGGCGATCGCCGGCCGGCACGGCGAAGCCCTGGTGACCCTGCGCCACGCGCTCGCTTCCGGCGCCGACCCGGTGCCCTTGGTGGCGGCGTTCGCCAGCAAGGTGCGCACGATGGCGAAGCTCTCCGGGGCGCGCGGCGGATCAGGCCAGCTTGCGCAGCAATTCGGGCTGGCCCCCTGGCAAGTGGATAGGGCGCGTCGCGATCTGCAGGGTTGGACAGACGAGGGCCTCGGCCGCTGTATCGAGATCCTCGCCGAGACCGATGCCAATGTGAAGGGCGGCGGCCGCGATCCGGTGTTCGCCCTGGAGCGGATGATCCGCATCGTCAGCTCACACGGACGCGACTGACGCGGAAACGCGAAGAGCCCCCGTCGTGACGACGGGGGCTCTTCGCGATTCGGGCGAACCCGCGGTGCTCGGCCGCTGAGCGGCAGAGACTCAGAGGCTTGCGACCTGCTTGGCGATGGCCGACTTCTTGTTGGCGGCCTGGTTCTTGTGGATGACACCCTTGCTGGCAGCCTTGTCGAGCTTCTTGGTGGCAACCTTCAGAGCCGAGGTGGCCTTGTCTTTGTCGCCCGCGACGATCGCCTCGCGCGTGGCGCGAACGGCGGTCTTGACCTCGCTCTTGACGGCCTTGTTGCGCTCCTGGGCCTTCTTGTTGGTGCCGATGCGCTTGATCTGCGACTTGATATTTGCCACGTGTGGGTACTTTCGTTCGTAAGTGAGTTTCGGATGTGCCGCTCAGCGAGAGAGGGCGCCTTGCGGCAGTCGTGCGGACGGAACCCACACGCAAGCCAACAAACAACATTACCAGGGGGC contains the following coding sequences:
- the holA gene encoding DNA polymerase III subunit delta, giving the protein MAARVSSKANASKGRTVAASIPQLAWNQIRPAPVVLVSGTEVFLAERAIRSLRDRLKSEDPSLEISDLAANDCAPGELLTLASPSLFGEPRLIRVANVEKCNDVFLNDMLDYLAAPADGTVVVLRHGGGVRGKKLLDAIRAGGGSGIEVVCTELKRDSDKYDFAQAEFRAAGKKITAGALRSVTSAFSDDLAELAGACQQLISDSAAEITDATVDKYYGGRVETNAFQVADAAIAGRHGEALVTLRHALASGADPVPLVAAFASKVRTMAKLSGARGGSGQLAQQFGLAPWQVDRARRDLQGWTDEGLGRCIEILAETDANVKGGGRDPVFALERMIRIVSSHGRD
- the rpsT gene encoding 30S ribosomal protein S20; protein product: MANIKSQIKRIGTNKKAQERNKAVKSEVKTAVRATREAIVAGDKDKATSALKVATKKLDKAASKGVIHKNQAANKKSAIAKQVASL